A single Entelurus aequoreus isolate RoL-2023_Sb linkage group LG11, RoL_Eaeq_v1.1, whole genome shotgun sequence DNA region contains:
- the LOC133660467 gene encoding uncharacterized protein LOC133660467 isoform X2, whose amino-acid sequence MGPRLQRHLSVCQRGQMQADGWMVHLHSRLAGGALRAVVPGGLVWARLPEEVRLCPRRRLPSDHGEVPVPARLVGPALQSAMLRGPVGAPLQPHLFQALSQQRQVCAGNRSVRVRSRLLGGQLSEQVQSRHVRPAVQLVLPVLRWVLPLPPCERRVRLPCRVHGPRLPSSLSTWLLRQAVFPGVPALRQQRHHVPPHRRAVPVSAWLDGPRLLHTLQSRALWHLLFSDLLLCRQLPVPPGHGGLSTRPSRARQRYGSSPSRREGVVGGHQRRGGAGHPGGSAAGSAAALPAPAEGQAEQHAHRLLLCQPHRQLRIRRSRCSTQLPSLLLQPQLPHAEGQPAAAASPAQQP is encoded by the exons ATGGGGCCCCGGCTGCAACGCCACCTGTCAGTGTGCCAACGGGGCCAAATGCAGGCCGACGGATGGATGGTGCACCTGCACAGCCGGCTGGCAGGGGGCGCACTGCGAGCAGTCGTGCCCG GTGGGTTGGTTTGGGCCCGGCTGCCTGAAGAGGTGCGACTGTGTCCACGCCGACGCTTGCCAAGCGACCACGGGGAAGTGCCAGTGCCTGCCAGGCTGGTGGG GCCTGCGCTGCAGTCAGCCATGCTCAGAGGGCCTGTGGGGGCGCCACTGCAACCACACCTGTTCCAAGCACTGTCCCAACAGCGACAGGTGTGTGCGGGAAACAGGAGCGTGCGTGTGCGGTCCAGGCTACTGGGGGGTCAGCTGTCAGAACA AGTGCAGAGCCGGCACGTACGGCCAGCAGTGCAGCTCGTCCTGCCCGTCCTGCGGTGGGTCCTACCGCTGCCACCATGTGAGCGGAGAGTGCGACTGCCTTGCCGGGTACACGGGCCACGACTGCCATCAAG ttTGTCCACCTGGCTACTACGGCAAGCAGTGTTCCCAGGTGTGCCCGCGCTGCGCCAACAACGCCACCACGTGCCACCACACAGACGGGCAGTGCCAGTGTCTGCCTGGCTGGACGGCCCCCGACTGCTCCATAC CTTGCAGTCCAGGGCGCTTTGGCACCTTCTGTTCTCAGACCTGCTCCTGTGCCGCCAACTTCCTGTGCCACCAGGTCACGGGGGACTGTCAAcaag ACCCTCCAGAGCCAGGCAGCGTTATGGTTCCTCTCCCTCCCGGCGAGAGGGAGTCGTGGGCGGCCATCAGCGGCGTGGTGGCGCTGGTCATCCTGGTGGTTCTGCTGCTGGTTCTGCTGCTGCTCTACCGGCGCCAGCAGAAGGTCAAGCAGAACAACACGCCCACCGTCTCCTTCTCTGCCAGCCGCACCGTCAACTCAGAATACGCCGTTCCAG